A section of the Dehalobacter sp. DCM genome encodes:
- a CDS encoding glutamine--tRNA ligase/YqeY domain fusion protein: MNTSNPSNTSNPSASASSNFIHNIIREDLKQGKNNNRVHTRFPPEPNGYLHIGHAKSICLNFGTALEFNGLCNLRFDDTNPSKEETEFVESIQEDIQWLGFSWDDRLYYASNYFETLYGFAVKLIEKGLAFVCDLSPEEMRQYRGTLTEAGKESPYRNRSVQENLELFQKMRAGEFANGEKVLRAKIDMSSPNLNMRDPVIYRIMHATHHRTGDQWCIYPMYDFAHPLSDAIEHITHSVCTMEFEDHRPLYDWLVDHLIEGDRPRQYEFARLDLTNTVMSKRKLRQLVEGAYVSGWDDPRMPTLSGLRRRGYTPEAIRDFCDRIGVAKANSTVDVTLLEHCLREDLNAKARRVMAVLNPLKVVLINYPEDSEEFLEAENNPEDQDAGSRLIPFSRTLYIEQEDFMEDPPKKFFRLSPGNEVRLKHAYIIKCERVVKNENGDITEIHCTYDPDTKSGGPNSAKKVKGTLHWVSAVHAADAEIRLYDYLIRDDNESLTDESEENDAENSAAKDDFLSRINPESIQVLTHCKVEPGLADAEPGSKYQFLRQGYFCADVKDHSHQKLVFNRVVGLRDSWAKMSK; the protein is encoded by the coding sequence ATAAATACTTCAAATCCTTCAAATACTTCAAATCCTTCTGCAAGCGCATCCTCAAATTTTATACATAACATCATTCGGGAAGATTTAAAACAGGGTAAGAATAATAACCGGGTCCATACCCGTTTTCCGCCTGAGCCAAATGGCTATTTGCATATAGGACACGCCAAATCCATCTGTCTGAATTTCGGAACGGCTTTGGAATTCAATGGTCTATGCAATCTAAGGTTTGATGACACGAATCCAAGTAAAGAAGAAACCGAGTTCGTCGAATCTATCCAGGAAGATATTCAGTGGCTCGGCTTTTCCTGGGATGACAGGCTTTATTATGCTTCGAATTATTTTGAGACCCTGTACGGCTTTGCCGTTAAATTGATTGAAAAAGGACTTGCTTTTGTGTGTGACTTATCGCCGGAGGAAATGCGTCAGTATCGCGGAACGCTGACTGAGGCCGGTAAGGAAAGCCCCTACCGTAACCGCTCGGTTCAGGAAAATCTGGAGCTGTTCCAGAAGATGCGAGCCGGTGAATTTGCCAACGGCGAAAAGGTCCTAAGAGCCAAAATCGATATGAGCTCGCCCAACTTAAATATGCGGGACCCGGTCATCTATCGGATCATGCATGCAACACACCACCGGACAGGAGATCAATGGTGCATCTATCCGATGTACGACTTTGCCCATCCGTTATCGGACGCGATTGAACACATCACGCATTCGGTTTGTACGATGGAGTTCGAAGATCATCGGCCATTGTATGACTGGCTGGTGGATCACCTGATTGAAGGAGACCGGCCGAGACAGTATGAATTTGCCCGTCTGGACCTAACCAATACAGTTATGAGCAAAAGAAAGCTGCGGCAGCTTGTTGAAGGCGCCTATGTATCTGGTTGGGACGATCCCCGTATGCCGACACTCTCCGGACTGAGGAGGAGAGGTTATACGCCGGAAGCGATTCGCGATTTTTGTGACCGAATCGGTGTTGCCAAAGCCAATAGCACCGTCGACGTGACGTTGCTGGAGCACTGTCTGCGTGAAGATCTGAATGCCAAAGCCCGGCGGGTTATGGCTGTTCTGAATCCGCTTAAAGTGGTTCTCATTAATTACCCGGAAGACAGTGAGGAATTCCTGGAAGCAGAGAACAATCCTGAAGATCAGGATGCCGGCAGCCGACTGATCCCGTTTTCCAGGACACTTTATATTGAACAGGAAGATTTTATGGAAGACCCTCCAAAGAAATTCTTTCGGCTTTCGCCTGGCAATGAAGTCCGCTTAAAACATGCCTACATTATCAAATGTGAACGTGTTGTAAAAAATGAAAACGGGGATATAACGGAAATTCACTGTACCTATGACCCGGATACAAAGAGCGGGGGACCTAACAGCGCGAAAAAAGTTAAAGGAACACTTCATTGGGTATCCGCTGTCCATGCTGCAGATGCCGAGATTCGTCTTTATGATTACTTGATACGGGATGACAATGAATCACTCACCGATGAAAGTGAAGAAAATGATGCTGAGAACTCAGCAGCCAAAGATGACTTTCTTTCCAGAATCAATCCCGAATCAATACAGGTATTAACGCATTGTAAAGTGGAACCGGGCTTAGCGGATGCCGAAC